Proteins from one Amycolatopsis benzoatilytica AK 16/65 genomic window:
- a CDS encoding hotdog fold domain-containing protein has translation MGSPSTYALWRKLVAKPGGKQLFSAAMCLRVPYFGTVLPSVRELRPGHCTVAAPKWWGVHNHIRTFHAIAACNLAEIAMGMLAEATVPDTHRWLPKGMEVSYVAKAETGLRAIAELPELPEFGDAGFDLPVPVRIVDKAGTEVVTATITVWVTPRKAA, from the coding sequence ATGGGTTCGCCCTCGACGTACGCGCTGTGGCGCAAGCTGGTCGCCAAACCCGGCGGCAAGCAGCTGTTTTCCGCCGCCATGTGCCTGCGGGTGCCCTACTTCGGCACCGTCTTGCCGAGTGTTCGCGAGCTGCGGCCCGGTCACTGCACGGTCGCCGCGCCGAAGTGGTGGGGTGTCCACAACCACATTCGCACCTTCCACGCGATCGCTGCCTGCAACCTGGCCGAAATCGCGATGGGAATGCTGGCCGAGGCCACTGTGCCGGACACGCACCGCTGGCTGCCCAAGGGCATGGAAGTGAGTTACGTCGCGAAGGCCGAGACCGGGCTGCGGGCGATCGCGGAACTGCCCGAGCTGCCCGAGTTCGGCGACGCCGGATTCGATCTTCCGGTTCCGGTGCGGATCGTGGACAAGGCCGGCACCGAAGTGGTGACCGCGACGATCACGGTGTGGGTCACCCCCCGGAAAGCGGCCTGA
- a CDS encoding dTDP-4-dehydrorhamnose 3,5-epimerase family protein, protein MDFRPLKVADTFEFVPRLFPDERGLFVAPLQEEVFVRATGHPMRVAQTNHSVSRAGTIRGVHFADTPPGQAKYVYCPSGALLDVVVDLRVGSPTFGEWDAVRLDSAGFRSVYVAEGIGHSFIALEDDTAMAYLCSEPYNPGGEHGISPLDPALDLPWPAGLTPIVSEKDSAAPTLAEALDQGLLPRYEDCVAHYEKLRSAHR, encoded by the coding sequence ATGGACTTTCGCCCGCTCAAGGTCGCCGACACGTTCGAGTTCGTCCCGCGCCTCTTCCCGGACGAGCGCGGGCTGTTCGTAGCGCCGTTGCAGGAAGAGGTCTTCGTCCGGGCGACCGGGCACCCGATGCGCGTCGCGCAGACGAACCACAGCGTTTCCCGCGCGGGCACCATTCGCGGCGTGCACTTCGCGGACACCCCGCCCGGGCAGGCGAAGTACGTCTACTGCCCGTCCGGCGCGCTGCTCGACGTAGTCGTGGACCTGCGGGTCGGCTCGCCGACCTTCGGCGAATGGGACGCGGTGCGGCTCGATTCGGCCGGGTTCCGCTCGGTGTACGTGGCCGAGGGGATCGGGCACTCCTTCATCGCGCTGGAGGACGACACCGCGATGGCCTATCTCTGCTCGGAGCCCTACAACCCCGGCGGCGAGCACGGGATCAGCCCGCTCGACCCGGCGCTCGACCTGCCCTGGCCGGCCGGACTGACTCCGATCGTGTCCGAAAAGGACAGTGCGGCGCCGACCCTGGCCGAAGCACTCGACCAGGGCCTGCTGCCGCGTTACGAGGACTGCGTGGCGCACTACGAAAAGCTGCGCTCGGCGCACCGCTAA
- a CDS encoding WhiB family transcriptional regulator, with protein MDWRHDAACRDEDPELFFPVGTSGPALLQVSEAKAVCHRCPAASDCLAWALASGQDAGVWGGMSEDERRALKRRRTHIGTRTTA; from the coding sequence ATGGACTGGCGCCACGACGCGGCCTGCCGAGACGAGGACCCCGAGCTGTTCTTCCCGGTGGGAACCAGCGGTCCGGCTCTGTTGCAGGTCTCCGAGGCGAAGGCCGTGTGCCACCGCTGCCCCGCAGCTTCCGACTGCCTGGCCTGGGCTCTGGCCAGCGGCCAGGACGCCGGCGTCTGGGGCGGAATGAGCGAAGACGAGCGACGCGCGCTCAAGCGCCGCCGTACGCACATCGGCACGCGTACCACCGCCTGA
- a CDS encoding ABC transporter permease gives MGGFFGELGRYLSSANNRGEILRDLLANVYLALVPLVAGIAAAILFGWLGHRWRPARSVLLVVGNLLYTIPSLALFVVIPGIIGTKILDSVNVLVALTIYTTALLVRPVLDALEAVPPHIVAAATAIGYREPRRFFTVELPLSVPVLAAGVRVASVSNISLVSVGALIGTGALGVLFTDGFQREYFSPIVVGIVLTMLLALVVDLLLVLLRNLLTPWERAGRAPVEEGAG, from the coding sequence ATGGGCGGCTTCTTCGGTGAGCTCGGCCGGTACCTCTCCAGCGCGAACAACCGCGGCGAGATCCTCCGCGACCTGCTCGCCAACGTCTATCTGGCGCTGGTCCCGCTGGTCGCCGGCATCGCGGCGGCGATCCTGTTCGGCTGGCTCGGGCACCGCTGGCGGCCCGCCCGCAGCGTGCTGCTGGTGGTCGGGAACCTGCTGTACACGATCCCGTCGCTGGCGCTGTTCGTGGTGATCCCGGGCATCATCGGCACGAAGATCCTGGACAGCGTGAACGTGCTCGTCGCGCTCACGATCTACACCACCGCGCTGCTCGTGCGGCCGGTGCTGGACGCGCTGGAAGCGGTGCCGCCGCACATCGTCGCGGCCGCCACGGCGATCGGGTACCGCGAACCGCGCCGGTTCTTCACCGTCGAACTGCCGCTTTCGGTGCCGGTGCTGGCGGCCGGGGTGCGAGTGGCGTCGGTGAGCAACATCAGCCTGGTGAGCGTCGGCGCGCTGATCGGCACCGGCGCGCTCGGCGTGCTGTTCACCGACGGGTTCCAGCGGGAGTACTTCTCGCCGATCGTGGTCGGCATCGTGCTGACGATGCTGCTCGCGCTCGTCGTGGACCTGCTGCTGGTGCTGCTGCGCAATCTCCTGACGCCTTGGGAGCGAGCGGGCCGCGCGCCGGTCGAGGAGGGGGCCGGATGA
- a CDS encoding GNAT family N-acetyltransferase, which translates to MTDPRVRRIRPDDVEAVVELVYALAEYERAPQECHLTTEQLHSALFGEAPALFGHVAEVDGQVAGFTLWFLNFSTWRGTHGIYLEDLYVREEQRGSGLGKVLLATLAAECVDKGYHRLEWSVLNWNPAVGFYRALGALPQDEWSVYRLTDDPLKTLAKQA; encoded by the coding sequence GTGACCGACCCCCGCGTCCGGCGGATCCGGCCGGACGACGTCGAAGCCGTCGTCGAGCTGGTCTACGCGCTGGCCGAATACGAACGCGCGCCGCAGGAATGCCACCTGACGACCGAACAGCTGCACTCCGCGCTGTTCGGCGAAGCCCCGGCACTGTTCGGCCACGTGGCCGAGGTGGACGGCCAGGTCGCCGGATTCACCTTGTGGTTCTTGAACTTCTCGACCTGGCGCGGAACGCACGGGATCTACCTGGAGGACCTGTACGTCCGCGAGGAACAGCGCGGCTCGGGCCTGGGCAAGGTCTTGCTGGCGACGCTGGCGGCGGAATGCGTCGACAAGGGCTACCACCGCCTGGAATGGTCGGTGCTGAACTGGAACCCGGCAGTCGGGTTCTACCGGGCGCTCGGCGCGCTGCCGCAGGACGAATGGTCCGTGTACCGGCTGACCGACGATCCGCTCAAAACCCTCGCCAAGCAAGCCTGA
- a CDS encoding ABC transporter permease has product MIGDVFAWFTTAANWAGPDGIGNRLAQHVGYVVLALAIALVIAIPIGLFVGHTGRGGIVLVSVGNAIRALPTLGLVTFLFLLFTESTTATVIGLVVLAIPPVLAGTYAGLQAAEHEVIDAAQGIGMTGWQRLWQVEVPIALPLVLGGIRNAVLQLIATAAVAAYVGLGGLGRFLLDGLAILDYTEVVAGAILTALLAIVVDLLLAAAQRALVPKGVRLAAQAASGRAVAAGGAA; this is encoded by the coding sequence ATGATCGGGGACGTTTTCGCCTGGTTCACCACGGCGGCGAACTGGGCGGGGCCGGACGGCATCGGGAACCGGCTCGCCCAGCACGTCGGCTACGTCGTGCTGGCGCTCGCCATCGCGCTGGTGATCGCGATCCCGATCGGACTGTTCGTCGGGCACACCGGGCGCGGCGGGATCGTGCTGGTCAGCGTGGGCAACGCGATTCGGGCGCTGCCGACGCTCGGGCTCGTCACGTTCCTGTTCCTGCTCTTCACCGAGAGCACGACGGCGACCGTCATCGGGCTGGTGGTGCTGGCGATCCCGCCGGTGCTGGCCGGGACCTACGCCGGGCTGCAAGCGGCCGAGCACGAGGTGATCGACGCCGCGCAGGGCATCGGGATGACCGGCTGGCAGCGCCTGTGGCAGGTGGAGGTGCCGATCGCGCTTCCGCTGGTGCTGGGCGGAATCCGCAACGCGGTACTGCAGCTGATCGCCACGGCCGCGGTGGCCGCGTATGTCGGATTGGGCGGCCTCGGCCGGTTCCTGCTCGACGGACTGGCCATTTTGGACTACACCGAGGTTGTCGCGGGTGCGATTCTGACCGCGCTGCTGGCGATCGTGGTCGACCTGCTGCTGGCCGCGGCGCAACGGGCGTTGGTGCCCAAGGGCGTCCGGCTGGCGGCGCAGGCCGCGTCCGGCCGGGCGGTGGCCGCGGGAGGAGCAGCGTGA
- a CDS encoding acid phosphatase, translating into MAHRLFLLRHGQTEWSSNGRHTGRTDIPLTPAGEEQARAAGGTLRTLLGGPGLVLSSPRTRALRTAELAGLRVDEVADELAEWDYGDYEGITTATIRETVPDWTVWTRPVPGGESVADVQARADKVLDRARREIENGDVVLVGHGHFSRVLVARWLGLPGTAGVHFGLDPAGLAVLGDERGEPQIEHLNLLPALEG; encoded by the coding sequence GTGGCACATCGGCTCTTTCTCCTCCGGCACGGCCAGACCGAATGGTCGTCGAACGGCAGGCACACCGGACGCACCGACATCCCGCTGACCCCGGCCGGCGAGGAACAGGCACGCGCGGCGGGCGGCACCCTGCGCACCCTGCTCGGCGGTCCCGGGCTGGTGCTGTCCAGCCCGCGCACCCGAGCGCTGCGCACGGCGGAACTCGCCGGGCTGCGCGTGGACGAGGTCGCCGACGAACTCGCCGAATGGGACTACGGCGACTACGAAGGCATCACCACCGCGACCATCCGCGAAACCGTCCCGGACTGGACGGTGTGGACCCGCCCGGTCCCCGGCGGCGAAAGCGTGGCGGACGTCCAGGCCCGCGCGGACAAGGTGCTCGACCGAGCCCGCCGCGAGATCGAGAACGGCGACGTGGTCCTGGTGGGACACGGGCATTTCAGCCGTGTGCTCGTCGCGCGCTGGCTCGGCCTGCCCGGCACCGCGGGTGTCCACTTCGGACTCGACCCGGCCGGCCTCGCGGTGCTCGGCGACGAGCGCGGCGAACCGCAGATCGAACACCTGAACCTGCTGCCCGCGTTGGAGGGATGA
- a CDS encoding diacylglycerol/lipid kinase family protein has protein sequence MRAILVVNPQATSTTAGGRDVLAHALASQVKLDVVETDYRGHALAVARSAARDGFDLVVAHGGDGTVNEVVNGLLADSDGAPGSCGSIPMLGVVPGGSANVFARAVGLPGDPVEATHQLLTALETERTRRIGLGLADGHWFTFNAGLGWDADVVGRVAKRRGKQTSASLYLRAAVRSYFRPPLGRPALTVRIPGEEPAQAVTAFVSNTDPWTYLGERPVHLNSGCSLETGLGLFALNGLRLPTVFKHVRQALLTDSDQHGRRLLRRDDVPLIRIDAAEPVNFQVDGDLVGQRTRVEFQSVPDALTVVV, from the coding sequence GTGCGTGCCATCCTCGTCGTGAACCCCCAGGCCACCTCGACCACCGCGGGTGGCCGGGACGTGCTGGCGCACGCGCTGGCCAGCCAGGTGAAGCTCGACGTCGTCGAAACCGACTACCGCGGCCACGCGCTCGCGGTGGCCCGTTCCGCCGCGCGGGACGGCTTCGACCTAGTCGTGGCGCACGGCGGCGACGGCACCGTCAACGAGGTCGTCAACGGTCTGCTCGCCGATTCCGACGGCGCACCGGGAAGTTGCGGCTCGATCCCGATGCTGGGCGTCGTGCCTGGCGGATCCGCCAATGTGTTCGCGCGCGCGGTCGGGCTGCCGGGCGACCCGGTCGAAGCGACCCACCAGCTGCTCACCGCGCTCGAGACCGAACGTACCCGCCGGATCGGGCTCGGACTGGCCGACGGGCACTGGTTCACCTTCAACGCCGGGCTCGGCTGGGACGCCGACGTCGTCGGCCGGGTCGCGAAGCGGCGAGGCAAACAGACCAGCGCCAGCCTCTATCTGCGCGCCGCGGTGCGCTCCTACTTCCGGCCCCCGCTGGGCCGGCCCGCGCTGACCGTGCGGATCCCGGGCGAGGAACCGGCCCAGGCGGTGACGGCGTTCGTGTCGAACACCGATCCGTGGACTTACCTCGGGGAACGTCCGGTCCATCTCAACTCCGGCTGCTCGCTCGAGACCGGATTGGGCCTGTTCGCGTTGAACGGTCTTCGCTTGCCCACCGTGTTCAAGCATGTACGGCAAGCTCTCCTCACCGACAGTGATCAGCATGGCCGGCGTCTGCTCCGTCGCGACGATGTGCCTCTGATCCGCATCGACGCAGCTGAACCGGTCAACTTCCAGGTCGACGGCGACCTCGTCGGGCAACGCACCCGGGTCGAGTTCCAGAGCGTCCCGGATGCACTCACCGTAGTCGTGTGA
- a CDS encoding NAD(P)-dependent malic enzyme: MPHQASSAAAVTDAEIFAGHEGGKLSVAATRPISDPRDLSIAYTPGVAKVSRAIAEDAAKAKRYTWADRLVAVVSDGTAVLGLGDIGASASLPVMEGKSVLFKTFGGLDSIPLVLDTTDVDEIVETLVRLRPSFGAVNLEDISAPRCFELEDKLKQALDCPVMHDDQHGTAIVTLAALRGANLVLDRDIAGERVVVSGAGAAGVACAKILLAAGVADVTVLDSRGIVHAGREDLNPIKRQLVETTNKAGLTGGLAEALRGADVFLGLSGATIDPDLLSTMADDSIVFALSNPDPEVHPDVAARHAAIVATGRSDFPNQINNVLAFPGVFRGALDAGARAITENMKLAAADAIVAVASDDLGRDRIVPSPLDPRVAPEVAEAVAKAAVSDGVVG, from the coding sequence ATGCCCCACCAGGCCAGCAGCGCAGCGGCCGTGACCGACGCCGAGATCTTCGCCGGGCACGAGGGCGGCAAGCTCTCGGTGGCCGCCACGCGGCCGATCTCCGACCCGCGCGACCTTTCGATCGCCTACACGCCCGGGGTGGCGAAGGTGAGCCGCGCGATCGCCGAGGACGCGGCCAAGGCGAAGCGCTACACCTGGGCGGACCGGCTGGTGGCAGTGGTCAGCGACGGCACCGCAGTCCTCGGGCTCGGGGACATCGGCGCGAGCGCTTCGCTGCCGGTCATGGAGGGCAAGTCGGTGCTCTTCAAGACCTTCGGCGGCCTGGACTCGATCCCGCTGGTGCTGGACACCACGGACGTGGACGAGATCGTCGAGACGCTGGTCCGGCTGCGCCCGTCGTTCGGCGCGGTGAACCTCGAAGACATCTCCGCGCCGCGCTGCTTCGAGCTGGAGGACAAGCTCAAGCAGGCGCTGGACTGCCCGGTCATGCACGACGACCAGCACGGCACCGCGATCGTCACGCTCGCCGCGCTGCGCGGCGCGAACCTGGTGCTGGACCGCGACATCGCCGGCGAGCGCGTGGTCGTGTCCGGGGCCGGCGCGGCGGGGGTGGCCTGCGCGAAGATCCTGCTCGCGGCGGGCGTCGCGGACGTGACGGTGCTCGACTCGCGCGGCATCGTGCACGCCGGACGCGAGGACCTGAACCCGATCAAGCGCCAGCTGGTGGAAACCACCAACAAGGCGGGCCTGACCGGCGGGCTGGCCGAAGCGCTGCGCGGCGCGGACGTGTTCCTCGGCCTGTCCGGCGCGACGATCGACCCCGACCTGCTGTCCACCATGGCCGACGACTCGATCGTGTTCGCGTTGTCCAACCCGGACCCGGAGGTCCACCCGGACGTCGCCGCCCGGCACGCGGCGATCGTCGCGACCGGCCGGAGCGACTTCCCGAACCAGATCAACAACGTGCTGGCGTTCCCCGGCGTGTTCCGCGGCGCGCTGGACGCGGGCGCGCGGGCGATCACGGAGAACATGAAGCTGGCGGCCGCGGACGCGATCGTCGCGGTGGCTTCGGACGACCTCGGGCGGGACCGGATCGTGCCGAGTCCGCTGGACCCGCGGGTCGCGCCGGAGGTGGCGGAGGCGGTGGCCAAGGCCGCGGTCTCGGACGGCGTCGTCGGCTGA
- a CDS encoding GMC oxidoreductase yields the protein MPLNRRRFLGLAALNSAAALGLTSISTASARAATSVPLPDFSPAVVIGTGYGAAVTALRLGEAGVPTLMLEMGQLWNEPGPDGKVFCDMLKPDQRSMWFKKRTEAPLASFLWLDIANHDINRYAGVLDRVNYGDMSVYVGRGVGGGSLVNGAMAVQPKRSYFEEILPRVDADEMYGKYYPRANAGLGVNHIDPEWFETCKSYQFARVSRKAARKAGLTTTFVPSVYDFEYLKKEEAGTVERSALASEVIYGNNHGKRSLDKSYLAAALGTGHVTIQTLHEVREIIQQPDGTYTLAVRQSDALGNVLATKHVNTKHLFLGAGSLGSTELLLRARETGRLPKLNDEVGQGWGTNGNVMLGRANHVWDTTGSLQSGMPALGIDDWDNPTNPVFAEIAPVPAGLETWVSLYLAITKNPERGHFTYDAASDSAKLQWTADQGQPSIDAAKALFDRINKANATIYRYDLFGDTRPFENRFTYHPLGGLVLGKATDDYGRVKGYQNLYVTDGSLIPGSTGVNPFVTITALAERNVERVIAEDGVRA from the coding sequence ATGCCCCTCAACCGCCGCCGATTCCTCGGCCTCGCCGCGCTGAACTCCGCCGCGGCCCTCGGACTGACCAGCATTTCGACGGCGAGCGCCCGCGCTGCCACCTCGGTGCCCCTGCCCGACTTTTCGCCCGCGGTGGTGATCGGCACCGGGTACGGCGCGGCGGTCACCGCGCTGCGGCTCGGTGAGGCGGGAGTGCCCACGCTGATGCTCGAAATGGGCCAGTTGTGGAACGAGCCCGGCCCGGACGGCAAGGTCTTCTGCGACATGCTGAAGCCCGACCAGCGTTCGATGTGGTTCAAGAAGCGCACCGAGGCCCCGCTCGCGTCGTTCCTGTGGCTGGACATCGCCAACCACGACATCAACCGGTACGCGGGCGTGCTGGACCGGGTGAACTACGGCGACATGTCGGTGTACGTCGGCCGCGGCGTCGGCGGCGGCTCGCTCGTGAACGGCGCGATGGCGGTGCAGCCGAAGCGTTCGTACTTCGAAGAAATCCTGCCGCGGGTGGACGCCGACGAGATGTACGGCAAGTACTACCCGCGCGCCAACGCCGGCCTTGGCGTGAACCACATCGACCCGGAGTGGTTCGAGACCTGCAAGTCCTACCAGTTCGCCCGCGTCTCCCGGAAAGCCGCGCGGAAGGCCGGCCTGACCACCACTTTCGTGCCCAGTGTGTACGACTTCGAGTACCTGAAGAAGGAGGAAGCCGGCACCGTCGAGCGTTCCGCGCTCGCGTCCGAGGTGATCTACGGGAACAACCACGGCAAGCGTTCGCTGGACAAGAGCTACCTCGCCGCCGCGCTCGGCACCGGGCACGTCACCATCCAGACGCTGCACGAGGTCCGCGAGATCATCCAGCAGCCGGACGGCACTTACACGCTGGCCGTGCGCCAGTCCGACGCGCTGGGCAACGTGCTCGCGACCAAGCACGTGAACACCAAGCACCTGTTCCTCGGCGCGGGCAGCCTCGGCTCCACCGAGCTGCTGCTGCGCGCCCGCGAAACCGGCCGCCTGCCGAAGCTGAACGACGAGGTCGGCCAGGGCTGGGGCACCAACGGCAACGTGATGCTCGGCCGCGCCAACCACGTCTGGGACACCACCGGCAGCCTGCAGTCCGGGATGCCCGCACTGGGCATCGACGACTGGGACAACCCGACGAACCCGGTGTTCGCCGAGATCGCGCCGGTGCCCGCCGGGCTGGAGACCTGGGTGAGCCTGTACCTGGCGATCACGAAGAACCCGGAACGCGGCCACTTCACCTACGACGCCGCCTCGGATTCGGCGAAGCTGCAGTGGACCGCCGACCAGGGCCAGCCGTCGATCGACGCGGCGAAAGCGCTGTTCGACCGGATCAACAAGGCGAACGCCACGATCTACCGCTACGACCTTTTCGGCGACACCCGGCCGTTCGAGAACCGGTTCACCTACCACCCGCTCGGCGGTCTGGTGCTGGGCAAGGCGACTGACGACTACGGCCGGGTGAAGGGATATCAGAACCTGTACGTGACCGACGGCTCGCTGATCCCCGGCAGCACCGGCGTGAACCCGTTCGTGACGATCACCGCGCTGGCCGAGCGCAATGTCGAACGGGTCATCGCCGAGGACGGCGTGCGCGCTTAG
- a CDS encoding bis-aminopropyl spermidine synthase family protein, whose protein sequence is MTALDDVLAAHGAAVRPLYDVLGLLRSGSCELADLVRLTAAPRRSVEDLLTALEPDLERSAAGVRIAPAARESYASYALPELPDPLDAAVAAHPALLTLLAERIAAVPPPLAALDHVQATAETVLRRALWLNSRYDLRRSKVLFLGDHDLTSLAVRAVRPEAELTVVDLDERVLSYLDTTGERDIFTAHADLRVGLPPALLGKADLVFSDPPYTPEGMGLFAARAVQALREPTDGRILLAYGYSPRHPALGAQVQRSLATLGLTFEAILPDFNRYTGAQAIGSAADLYVCQPTAKAKKSFARKGSSAIYTHGPQSVEAAGTKPGLLAAVREIAAEGGLALETRPVGWATSGPEGDAIAMDLSADPGPWLLRTLLGTNARRLALLVPNNHPDLADAAAQAALTGLISDKYRLRLLRSNPDNRHAIVVADLVDHPSELLTRAHARLGNAALHVPAELADLRLVDVPRHRLAELLPG, encoded by the coding sequence GTGACCGCACTAGACGACGTCCTCGCCGCACATGGCGCCGCCGTCCGCCCGCTGTACGACGTGCTCGGCCTGCTCCGCAGCGGTTCCTGCGAACTGGCCGACCTGGTGCGGCTCACCGCGGCTCCGCGACGAAGCGTCGAAGACCTGCTGACCGCACTCGAACCAGACCTGGAACGGTCGGCCGCCGGCGTGCGGATCGCCCCCGCCGCCCGCGAGTCCTACGCCTCCTACGCACTGCCGGAGCTTCCCGACCCGCTCGACGCGGCCGTCGCCGCCCACCCCGCGCTGCTCACCCTGCTGGCCGAGCGGATCGCCGCGGTCCCGCCGCCGCTCGCCGCACTGGATCACGTGCAGGCGACCGCGGAAACCGTGCTGCGCCGCGCGTTGTGGCTGAATTCGCGCTACGACCTCCGCCGCAGCAAGGTGTTGTTCCTCGGCGACCACGATCTGACGTCGCTCGCCGTGCGCGCGGTCCGCCCGGAGGCCGAGCTGACCGTCGTCGATCTCGACGAGCGCGTTCTGTCCTACCTGGACACCACCGGCGAGCGCGACATCTTCACCGCACACGCCGATCTGCGCGTCGGCCTGCCGCCCGCGCTGCTCGGCAAGGCGGATCTGGTGTTCAGCGACCCGCCGTACACGCCGGAAGGCATGGGCCTGTTCGCCGCCCGCGCCGTGCAAGCGCTGCGGGAACCGACCGACGGCCGGATTCTGCTGGCATACGGCTACAGCCCGCGCCATCCGGCCTTGGGCGCGCAGGTGCAGCGCTCGCTCGCCACCTTGGGCCTGACGTTCGAAGCGATCCTCCCGGACTTCAACCGCTACACCGGTGCTCAGGCGATCGGCAGCGCGGCGGACCTCTACGTCTGCCAGCCGACCGCCAAGGCGAAGAAGTCGTTCGCGCGCAAGGGAAGTTCGGCGATTTACACGCATGGCCCGCAGTCGGTCGAAGCGGCCGGGACGAAACCGGGCCTGCTCGCCGCGGTCCGGGAGATCGCCGCCGAGGGCGGCCTCGCACTGGAAACCCGCCCCGTCGGCTGGGCGACGTCCGGCCCGGAAGGCGACGCGATCGCCATGGACCTCTCCGCCGACCCCGGCCCGTGGCTCCTGCGCACTCTGCTGGGCACGAACGCCCGTCGGCTCGCGCTGCTGGTGCCGAACAACCACCCGGACCTCGCGGACGCGGCCGCGCAGGCAGCGCTGACCGGGCTCATTTCGGACAAGTACCGCCTGCGGCTGCTGCGCAGCAACCCGGACAACCGACACGCGATCGTGGTGGCGGACCTGGTGGACCATCCGTCGGAACTGCTGACCCGGGCGCACGCCCGGCTGGGGAACGCGGCGTTGCACGTGCCGGCGGAGCTAGCGGACCTGCGCCTGGTCGACGTGCCACGGCACCGGCTGGCGGAGCTGCTGCCGGGCTGA
- a CDS encoding ABC transporter ATP-binding protein, translating to MAIEFRDVVKRYPDGTVAVDGLSLTVEDGTITVFVGPSGCGKTTSLRMINRMVEPTSGAVLLDGKDVSEGDPAVLRRGIGYVIQHAGLFPHRTVLDNVATVPLLSGWDKRKARARAGELLETVGLPAELGKRYPAQLSGGQQQRVGVARALAADSPVLLMDEPFSAVDPVVREGLQDELLRLQSQLGKTIVFVTHDIDEAVRLGDKVAVLRVGGKLAQYGTPAEVLRHPVDDFVASFVGRDRGYRGLSFLPASGVEVSPANTVELGSTVDGPSAGWLLAVNDDKQPRGWLPPGSRVDGPLAETDLVAGGSLYVQGTPIRGALDAALSSPASLGVVVDDELRVLGTVVAHQVLDVIEASPQAS from the coding sequence GTGGCCATCGAATTCCGAGACGTCGTCAAACGCTATCCGGACGGCACCGTCGCGGTCGACGGCCTCTCGCTCACCGTGGAAGACGGCACCATCACCGTGTTCGTCGGTCCGTCCGGCTGCGGCAAGACGACGTCGCTGCGGATGATCAACCGGATGGTCGAGCCCACGTCCGGAGCGGTGCTGCTGGACGGCAAGGACGTCAGCGAGGGCGATCCGGCGGTGCTGCGCCGCGGCATCGGTTACGTGATCCAGCACGCCGGCCTGTTCCCGCACCGGACGGTGCTGGACAACGTCGCCACCGTGCCGCTGCTGTCTGGATGGGACAAGCGCAAGGCACGCGCCCGCGCGGGCGAGCTGCTCGAAACGGTCGGCCTGCCCGCCGAGCTCGGCAAGCGGTATCCGGCGCAGCTTTCCGGCGGCCAGCAGCAGCGGGTCGGCGTGGCCCGCGCGCTCGCCGCCGATTCGCCGGTGCTGCTGATGGACGAGCCGTTCTCCGCGGTCGACCCGGTGGTCCGGGAGGGTCTGCAGGACGAGCTGCTGCGGCTGCAGTCCCAGCTCGGCAAGACCATCGTGTTCGTCACGCACGACATCGACGAGGCGGTGCGGCTCGGCGACAAGGTCGCGGTGCTGCGCGTCGGCGGGAAACTGGCCCAGTACGGCACTCCGGCCGAGGTGCTGCGGCATCCGGTGGACGATTTCGTCGCGTCGTTCGTCGGCCGCGACCGCGGCTACCGCGGGCTTTCCTTCCTGCCCGCCAGCGGCGTCGAGGTCTCGCCCGCGAACACCGTCGAGCTGGGGAGCACAGTGGACGGTCCGTCGGCGGGCTGGCTGCTCGCGGTGAACGACGACAAACAGCCGCGCGGCTGGCTGCCGCCCGGCTCCAGAGTGGATGGTCCGCTAGCCGAAACAGATTTGGTGGCAGGCGGCTCCCTGTACGTGCAGGGCACGCCGATCCGCGGCGCGCTGGACGCGGCGTTGTCGTCACCGGCCAGTCTCGGCGTCGTGGTGGACGACGAGCTGCGAGTGCTCGGGACGGTGGTCGCGCACCAGGTGCTGGATGTGATCGAGGCTTCCCCGCAGGCGTCCTGA